TTTTTGCGATGTGCCGCCGACCGTGCCCCCGCTTGCTTTCCCGCCATCGACGGATCGCACCGTGGCCGTCCTGAGCCCTCAAGCGGGGGCTACGTCAGGACATTTGGTGATTTATCCCGATCGTGCGACGCGAGCGGTCGGAAGCCGCCGAGTGTCCCGCGTGCGGGATGCGATCGTCCACCGTGCAGGGAGCGCGGATCTGTACAACGAAAGTGATTTCCCCGCAGCCGACTCTCCGCGACCGCCTTCCCGCGGCCGACTTCCCACGAGCGGCTTCCCGCGGCCGACTTCCCACGGCCGACTTCCCACGAGCGGCTTCCCGCGAGCGGAGCGGCCGCCCGTGCCGCCGAGATCTGTGTGCCCGCGGCGACGCGGACCTCGTGCCTATGTCGGGCATGTCGCGTTACATCCGGCGGGTGGTGTGACATCGAGCCCCCGGTCGGCAGCGACGTCGAAGTGGTGCTGAGACGAAGCGGCCGCCGCTCGTGCCGTGAGGCACGGGCGGCGGCCGCCAGCGGTGACGTAGGTCAGGCGTTCTTCTGGTCAGCCAGCGCCTGGGCCTGGACCGGCCAGTTGGGCACGCTGGTGGTGGCCCGGATCCCGGCCGCGGTCAACGCGGCACGAACCCCGGCCTCACCGGCTGCCGCCAGCGCGGCGTAGGTGGTGATGCCCGCTGCCTGCAGTGCCTGCGCGGACTTCGGGCCGAGGCCCGCGATCTTCGTCAGGTTGTCCACCGACGCCGTGGCGGGCGGGGCCGGCACGACCACCGGCTCCGGGTCTGCGGCAACCACCGGCTCCGGGTCGGCAGCCGGCGCGGTCTCCGGCTCCGGAACGACCACCGACGCGGCCTCCGGCTCCGGAACGACCACCGGGGCAGTCGCCGGCGTGGCGGCGACGATCGACGCCGTATCCGCCGTGGCGGAAGACACCGGGGTGACCGGCTCGACCGGCCCAACCGCGGTGACCGGCTCGATCGGCGCGACCGGCTCGATCGCGGTAACCGGCTCAGACGCGGTAACCGGCTCGACCGGCGCAACCGGCTCAACCGGTGCAACCGGTGCAACCGGTGCAACCGGCGTCGTCGGTACGGAGGCGGCGGCCGGTGCGGCCTTTGCCGCGCGCGTCGCCTTCGCGGCGGGCGCTGCCTTCGCGGCCGGGGCTGCCTTCTTGGCTGCGGGTGTCCGCTTGGCGGCGGTCTTCCGCGCCGGCGTGGCCTTGGCGGGTGCCGCGACCGGCGTGGTCTC
This genomic window from Catenuloplanes niger contains:
- a CDS encoding helix-hairpin-helix domain-containing protein encodes the protein MVVPEPEAASVVVPEPETAPAADPEPVVAADPEPVVVPAPPATASVDNLTKIAGLGPKSAQALQAAGITTYAALAAAGEAGVRAALTAAGIRATTSVPNWPVQAQALADQKNA